Proteins found in one Nymphalis io chromosome 4, ilAglIoxx1.1, whole genome shotgun sequence genomic segment:
- the LOC126768228 gene encoding delta-sarcoglycan-like, whose translation METNSLGRNRQTPAARNHIIYTDHKGRKIPYADKITPEPILNNNAGRDTKADSIRNSYNSQFKVGIYGWRKKCLYILVMALMLMLIINLALTLWVLKVLDFNSEGMGQLRIVPGGLQLLGQALVLDSLFASSVKSRRGQPISIESSRNFTVTTRDALGMIQSRLFLGHDRLEVNVARFEVRDSRGTLLLGAGHDAVSIGAENLVVASPAGVTFNSAVQSPLVKAPPSKQLMLESPTRSLEMHAAQSIALESRAGDISASCLSTFRLRSVAGSIRLDAPNIYMPKLKSALPLPPSASHSHDPHHQNIYQLCACANGKLFLAPPHGVCAAREESLICR comes from the exons GATCCCTTACGCCGACAAGATCACCCCAGAACCGATCCTCAACAACAATGCGGGTCGAGATACAAAGGCGGACTCGATCAGAAACAGTTATAATAGCCAATTCAAAGTTGGCATTTACGGTTGGCGAAAGAAATGTCTCTACATTCTTGTCATGGCGCTCATGCTTATGTTGATTATCAATCTCGCGTTGACGCTCTGGGTTTTGAAAGTATTGGATTTCAATTCG GAAGGAATGGGACAACTTCGTATCGTGCCGGGTGGCTTGCAATTATTAGGGCAGGCTCTTGTTTTGGACTCGCTGTTTGCATCTAGCGTAAAATCCCGACGAGGACAACCTATTTCAATCGAATCATCTAGAAACTTTACTGTCACAACGCGAGATGCACTCGGGATGATTCAAAGCAGATTATTTTTAG gTCATGACCGCTTAGAAGTCAACGTGGCTAGATTTGAAGTACGGGATTCCCGGGGCACATTATTACTGGGTGCAGGGCACGACGCAGTATCAATCGGGGCAGAAAACCTTGTCGTGGCAAGTCCAGCAGGGGTTACTTTCAATTCAGCTGTACAGTCGCCACTTGTTAAGGCACCACCCTCTAAGcaattaat GTTGGAATCACCCACCCGATCGCTGGAAATGCATGCAGCGCAAAGCATAGCGCTCGAGTCACGCGCTGGTGACATCAGCGCCAGCTGTCTATCCACCTTCCGCCTGCGTTCCGTTGCCGGTTCG ATACGATTAGATGCTCCAAATATATACATGCCGAAGTTGAAATCAGCGTTACCGTTGCCACCTTCAGCATCACACAGCCACGATCCACATCATCAGAACATATACCAGTTATGTGCTTGTGCTAATGGAAAATTGTTCTTAGCGCCTCCCCACGGTGTTTGCGCGGCGAGAGAAGAGAGCTTAATTTGTCGATGA